One Penaeus monodon isolate SGIC_2016 chromosome 42, NSTDA_Pmon_1, whole genome shotgun sequence genomic window, tatatatatatatatatatcattatatatatatgtatatatatatgtatacatatatatgtatatatatatatatgtataatatatgtatatatatatgtatattatatatgtatatattatatatatgtctatatatatatatgtatatatatatatatcatattatatattatatatatatgtttatatatatatatatgtgtatattaaatatgtatatatatatatatatatatatatacacacacacaacacacacgcacacacatacgcacgcgcacacacaacgcatatacacacacacacacacacacacacacaccacaccacacaatatatatatatatatatatatatttatataatacacatacatatattatacacatacatatatatatacacatacatatatatattacatacatatatatatatatacacatacatatatatatacactacatatatatatacacatccatacatatatatatacacatacatatcatatataatatatatacattatgtataatataatatatatatatatatacatatatatatatatataatatatatatataatatacatatgtatataataatatatatatatatatatacacatacatatatatatatatattataatatatatttatatacacatacatatatatatatacacatacatatatataatattatatatacaatatatatacacatacatatatacaatatataaatatacatacacatacatatatatacatatatataatatacatatatataatacatactatatattatataatataatatattaatatatatatatatatatacatatatatatatatatatatatatatataatatatattattaaatatatatactaaatatatacatacataataatatataaatacatacatacatatatatatatatatatatatatatatatatatatatatatatatatatatatatatatatatatatatatatatatacacacatatacatacatatatacatatatagaccctATGAACATTTTTCGCAGATAGGGGGAGGAGCAAACAGACCTCTTTCCTGAAGCAGTACACTGCAAAAGATACACTTCTGAGGAAACAACTTGTAAACCTTACCTCTGCTTCGCTATCTACGCTATCCTCATCCGAACCATGTTCCGAGGGAGCTGGTGTTGTGGCTCGTGAAGAGGTGGGTGAAGGGGGCTCAGACAGTGGCCGAGGATAGTTGAGTCGTCCTGCACCTGCTGCTTCTTCCTCTAGGGCTAACTCTGGGTACACTGTGCGTAGGGCATGTTGACGTGCTTGACGATAATACTGGAatgcaattttttaaaagaaattagttaaattttctattcttcattttcctttctttaatcttTGATCtaactccctttccttttttagatAATGACTGGCATTGCTTAGCATGTAAAATCAAtcaaattatcttaattttttgttGCTACTAAagcaaaatatctaaaaaaataataataataataataaaaaataaataataataataataatataacaataaggattatgcaaaattattagtttttaaattcTTCCCTTCCTCAAGACAGCACACAACTATGGTGTTTGAAagatcttttatattttcatacaatTTACATTCATAAATGTCTAACTTCCTGTctttataaaatacttatatagcACCTTCCAAGATATACAAATGTGCTTGAAACTTCTCCATACAGAATACATTGATCAATAATTAAGAATGCATCTCTAGCATAACAGAAAATATTTGTGAGGCATCTTACTGTTCCCAAGATCTTCCAGTCAAGCAGTTCTGATAAGCGCTCAGTACGGTTTCTCTGGATGATACGTTGGCGGCGATTCAGCTGAACAAATTCAAAAAGGTTTTGTGCTAGCTGCCTCACTGACTCCTCTAGGCTTATGTATCTGCGGTCAATGATGTATATACCATAGCTCATTGGGTCAGCTATGTGCTCAGACATGAAGCAGCCAAAGCCTAAAAAATCAGAAACAGGTTCATTAGATATTTTCATTCCCTGATTGTAAAAATGTACATAACATTTTGTTAGTGCATTAGGTTCAAAACactaaatgatgatataagtttttaaaattcccattgTTACTTGCATTCTTTTACTTTGGCTTTTAGATAGACAAAACTGCTGTTACACAAATCAACACACTAACCAGTTTCAAAACTCATGTCAACATTTAAAATTAACCCAACCAACATGGATTTATATTCTGTCCCTggtagttttttttgtgaattttgttacatacagatagctccacaagtgttcagccagcaaggagtctattagTTTGTCctagtgaccaatcctgatttccccattctttgAATTGGTTGGAAAAtgtgttattctttttaatacatttgacatcaatactgttattattgttattgatattatgattattaaattgttattaaaatattggtaacatttaagacaatgtaatatacaaaagaccctttccaaaagtcaagggaaAGGACAAACAGATGATATAAGTAAGACTAATAACTcaatccttggtgactaagcacttgtagagccatctatgtgtaaaaacaattaataaacttatattacagtgggcatggcatgtattctaaTATACTATCAAACTACAGTCTCACTGCACCTGAGAGGTTGGTGGTGACTGACGGAATGCCCATGACAGTGCATTCAGCAGGTGTATAACCCCAAGGCTCATAGTATGAAGGGAATACACCTAAGTGGCATCCGCGGACAAATTCCTCGTAATCCATGCCGAAGAGGGGATTGGTGACCGAAAGGAATTCAGGATGGAAAATAACCTGAAAATAATTTCCAAGACAGGTAAAGCAATATTCATGTTCCTAGAAATATTACTATTGTGTTATCAAGCAATACACACTATGCaaggtaattaataaaaaaaaaagaaaaaaggcctaaagagctttgttaaaaaaaaaggggggggggtatataagaATACTGACCATGTAATATTCTGTAAAAAGCCTTTTGTTGACCAGCAGTAAGATAAGGTAAGTTGCCTgcaaattgtcttttcccaagggAGTGTTCAACGCCTCTTATTGATGACCCatacgacgtttttttttttttttttttttttttttttttttttttttatagatttggaAACTCTAAATTATACAGAAACATAGGTAAtcacaaaccaaaaaatatatatattttacttttggagaataaagataatgtaaaacagtaataacagtgttaatgataataacaatgatactaataacaatgacaaaaaataaaggaaaataattatactaatgagaacaattatattggtaataatcataattataattatgattatcataatgattatgattatgatgatgatgatgatgatgatgatgatgatgatgatgatgatgatgatgatgatgatgatcatcatcatcatcatcatcataacaataacaagaacaaaaacaataataacaataataataataataataataataataataataataacaaatatggtcatggtcattatattgataatgatgatgacagaaataataactataatggtaataatattaacaacatcaacaatgataaccttgatgattatgatgaccataataaaaaaaattctttatcattactattactgttatcattaacattattattattatctatattattatcatcattattattaatgttcctgttgttgttgttgttaatattacagttataattataactataattataatcatgaatatcattataatcattatcattataatccccCTCcttgtcatcatgatcattatcattattattacaattattattatcattattattgctattactattatcattatcagccctattattactattatcattattatccctattattattattattatcaatatcaacgtccctattatccttaccattattatcatccttattatcattataattatgattaaatagtaataattatcagtattattatgcctgcctgcctgcctgtcatgTGCCAAGAGAGGCCTTAAATCTTACCTTAACTCTATCATGTGTGTCATTGAACATGCGGCATCTACGTAGAGCACTGAGTACGGGATCAACTGTATCATTTTCGACattgtgtgtggtgatgggtgGCAGGTTCTTTCTCTGGGCcgcatatatacatctttttaatCTAACGGTTTCCTCTTTCAGCAGCAGTTCATCTGGCTCAGGGAGGCGACCACTGTTATAGGAGAAATGGCAGAATTGTGGATGCTGTTATTTTATATTGCTGTTCGTACATGtcaaacttttatttttgggatctgacagagagagagagagagagagagagagagagagagagaggagagagagagagagagagagagaagagaagagagagagagagagagagagagagagagagagagagagagagagagagagagagagagagagagagagagagagagagagagagagagagagagagagagagagagagagagagagagagagagagagagagagagagagagagagaatgagagagaaagacactgaaattgaaaggaaatgagagacacagaaagagaaaggcacagagagaaacagaaagacacagaaataaaaagaaagatgaagacttcttcccctctccctatctttctctctttcccattcttactctccttctccctctcaatctcttattctcctttcctcctgcttcttcttctcatctctctctctctctgagcaaTTCCCCCCCCTTGACCTCTAAACtttaaaactgtaaaaaacaGTACTTACGTTAAGCAGATATCATACATGCGCTTGCCTATCTTCGACTGGATGTCATGAATGGCATCACGGAGACTTTTCGTCACAGCCTGGCCCCTAAGCGACTCGATGTTGAAGTTATTGGTTTTTGCCGGGAAGATCATGAAGGCTATAACAGTCTTATCTGTTCCACTGGCCTGGAATTTCACAACTTTTGTTACTATatctcaaatacatatatatattttttccttgatgttatttattatcaaaagCCAAAGGCACTAAAATAaagtgaacaacaacaaaaaaaataacaacttctTTCTTTCAGGGTATTGGAACTGGTCTTAAAACCTTTTGTAAAAACACAAACAGTAAATTAATCTCTCACGAAATCCTGAGCAGCCATACCTTCATGTAGTGATTCAATCTCGCCAAAGCCTCAATGAACAAGTCGGCTCCCTTATTGCCAAACTCATACCTTCCTGCAATGAAGAAATATAGGGTCTTGTCGAGGTCAAAGTCCATGTGCCTGTAATGAAAGATGAGAATTTTATCTTTAACAATCagcaatactaaaaaaaatctatatatatctaaatctatatatatattatatatatatatatatatatatatatatatatatatatatacattacatatatatatatatatatatatatatatatatatatatatatatatatatatatatattatatatatatatttttttaacggtaggttcatggttgagccgctgtggtcacagcatgatacttaattgtagtttttcatgttgtgatgctcttggagtgagtacgtggtagggtccccagttcctttccacggagagtgccggtgttaccttttaggtaatcattctctctattttatctgggcttgggaccagcactgacttgggctggcttgcccacccagtggctaggtaggcaatcgaggtgaagttccttacccatgggaacaacgcaccggccggtgactcgaaccctcgaactcagattgccgtcgtgacagtcttgagtccgacgctctaaccattcggccaccgcggccccatatatatatatatatatatatatatatatatatatatatatatataatatatatatatatatatatatagtaatataaatatatatatatatataatatatatatatatatatatatatatattatatatatatatatatatatatatatatatatatatataatatatatatatatatatattatatatatatatatagtataatgtatatattatattatatgtatatatatatttttatatatgtatatatatatatatatatatatatgagggggcttCAGAAAGTTCAttgaaaaagtccataactaaaaatcacatggatggattttgatttcaatgcacctgaacattcttgtacagTGTTATAACACGTTCAAACATGACTCTTTCTATGGAAATtctgaacaagtgggatgaggactctgaagcttttctgcagagaattgtgacagggatgAAATATGGCTCTACCAACATGATCCCGATGCCAagattcaatcaaagcagtggctgccctagggtggaagtggaccagtcaaagcaaaatctgagccttcaagaggaaaggtcatggccactgtcctCCAGGATGCAGagaggattttgctggttgacttcctcgagagatagaaaacaattacatctgattATTATAAAtccattttgagaaaactgtccaagaaaatataaaaataccatgCATCAACATGCTCTCTTCCACCTCGACAATGCAACCATTCATGGTGCTTGGCAGTCAAGACTTTTGCTACGTGAATTTTGATGGGAAAACATCCGACATTCACCATATAGCCCCAATAaagccccatccgacttctttttgtttccaaacttaaaaaaataattgaaagataCCAATTTTCCATTAGTTGAAAATGTTAAAAGAGCTGCtctggttcagatcacatgaccctcagttttacttaGACTGACTTAAAGGCAGGTATCAACATTTACAGAAGTGTATTAACCTGAAtgtagaaaaataaacatcataacttaATCCTTTTTTTCATACTGTTCTTATTCCataaactttttgaagccccctcataTATACaacttgtatataatatatgtatttatgtacatatatgtatatatatatacatacatacacataaatatatatatatatatatatatatatatatatatatatatatatatatatatatatatatatatatatacacacacacacacacacacacatatataatatatataaatctgtctatatatatatatatatatatatatatatatataatatataaaattataaaatatatatatatatatatatatatatatatatatattatatatattatttatataataggtTTGTTACATACATCACAAATGCTGGGTACAGTCCAGATCAAGTTTTATAAAAAGACAATTTTACCTGAAGTCTTTATATGAAGACTGGAAATGCACAATCTCTACATTCATCTAAGCAATTCATCCCAGAACTTGAACCTAAAACAGATCTTTAGAGAAATTTACTGGGATATGCACTGCTcagagacaagtaaaaaaaaaaaataataataaaaaaaaaaaaaaaataataataataataataaaaaaaaataaataaacaaaaattctcATAATGTGAATGGCAatggaaagagaagcaaaaatctCAAATTTACTTGCTCCACTGAACTTGTACTGCTATTCTACTATAGAGTTTTCAAAAGTACAACCAGTGTCAATTCACTATTCTCTTTTGCAGCTACTAAGTTCAGCACAAAACAATCTCTCCTACTAAAATCTACGACACTTTCCATATGATTAGGAATAACAAacaatcataaacataatcaacaattctaaaaagaaaaggttttaaattcCCTTAAATTTCCCAAGACGTAATTGTTGCAAAAAGCAAGCACAAGCCAACAAAACCAGAAAaatctaaaacctttttttcacccAACTCATGCATTCACTCACTCatgatctttctcttttctctctctttccaccctccctttctGGAAACTTCTCTTCCCCTCAATCCTTTTAAACTCATCCACCAGAGACCTACCCGTAGAAATGCCCTCGGATAAAGTCGTTGATCTTTTCCTTCGAGATAGCGTGCATGTTTTGGAACTCGTGCAAGGCGGCAAATTTCTTGACATTGAGGCCGTTGGGGGTGATGATGTCTGGCTTGCGCTTGAGGAGGTGCTCTGCCTCAACACCTGTGATTTCTGAGACAGTGGTGAAGGTGTTGGAGAGGTGGACAGCACAGCGCTCCATGCAGTACCTGTGGTAGATGCCTCGCTTACCCGCCTCCTCATCTATGTTGAACTGCAAAGATTTGTAATGCAATAATGACTTTAATTAAGATGAATAAGAACCAAAAGACtgcaaaaaatcaataaacaattaaataacaaacagcaataatactgacatcaataataatcacatttatactactaccactactactatgtcaaaaagtaatatatatatgtatatatatatatataacactttataCAAATTCTAAATTAaccctaacaataataacaataacaatactaattataacaagtggtaaacaagaaaataatcataccaacaaaaaataacaaaatcattaaTAGCAGCAACCACAATCATGtcaacaggaaaaagaaaaaaagaaaagaaataaataacaataaaaataataataaggctaatactaataatgataaaaacaaaatcaaataaaaacaaaaatagcaataacaataataatgataaaaaatatcaaaaataattacaacaataatatatcatggtaatgatagtaacaatagtaataataataatgatgacagttacaataacaataataattatcaacattatcattacaacaacaacaataataatcataataacagcaacaataataacaataacaaaagtaacaacaatcataaaaactacaataaaatcattaacaataacaactataatgataatgatgatgatgataacaatgatgatgatgatgatgatgataacaataacaataataataaaaataatgacattaataataataataataataataataataataataataataatcctaacaaaacaaaaataacaaaaataataaaataataaaaagaaacaaatataaacaaattctaaaaagaacaataaaaataaaaacactaatgatgtcaataataacaataatactgatatcaatattaatgataataatgacacaaatattactaccattacttctagaaatacttataacaataataataacagtaataatactatcaatatcattatcaatatactaataccaatactaataacaatatcaacaacaacaacaacaataataatgataataacaataataataacatttatcatcatcattattatcatcattatcataatcatcaaaataaaatataaacaataataataataacaacaatactataaATACTGACATAATATTCCaatcaataacaataccaatattaatatcaataataacactaatattagtattaaaataacattaacattaacattaatattaatagtaatatcaaatataacattaaaatcaatatcaaaaatattaataatatcaataatattatcaaatacaacttcaattataataataatattagtaatactactcctactactattaataacaataattgtagtagtagtagtattactaatattattattatgccgtgctcattttttttgtgtgtgtgtgtgaaatgtctctacagAGAGATGGCTCTATTAGGGCTtagtcacaaaggagtcaattagcataccttgtgaccttacctaatttcacctttcattgagaaaaaatatatttttttactaatgctgtgaatattgatggtgttatttttattataaacataataattactataatgttataaacagcaaaataagataacgtaaaatattttcataaatcaaggaaaagggtgaatgggcgagacaggcagtacttgtaattagctcattggtgacttaatacaagtgtagccatctaagtgtaaaaacaattaacaaagtaaactcacagtgagcatggcatgtatgtacacgtCATGCCTGTTGGCACtgggttaacaataataatactatcaatccCAACTTTTACATTTATATGAAAATCAATATGAAACAAATAAACTCAGGTTTATTTGCGTCCACTGTATTGCCTTAGCCaccaaggagaaaaaaagttttcttctcattctgttaatatcaatactatcatcataattatgagcATCATTGACGATTATCATGTTAtccaaatactaataacaataaaaacaataaaacagataaaaagaaccTTTCCAAAATTGAAGGATAAAGATTCACAGGCgagatagatagaagtaataaATTCTTGTTGACTGAGGACTTCTGGAGCCATCTTTGTGTAACCATAATTAAAAACTAAGATCAAAGTAGACATGGCATGTGTTTTTCCTGTATGAGGACCACtgggttaataataacaacaataataatcatcactatcatcttcaccatcatcaatcatcatcaacatgatgatgatgatgatgataaacaacaacaacaacaacaacaacaataacaacaacaataataataataacaatcatcaaaataataattataaccataatcataatcataataataataacaatatcaataatgataacagtatcaataacaataataataataataataataataataacaatgataatgataatgattataataataataataataataataataataataataataaccatgataacaacagtattaataacaatatgaatattgatgatgatgatgatgatgatgatgatgatgatgatgatgatgatgatgatgatgatgatgatgatgatgatgataatgatggtgatgatgatggtgatgatgttgatgataataataacaataatattataattatcgttaccttcatcattattattattgatgttacataatcaatatcaacattaatattattcatattaatattattattaaccctttcccgatgggtggcatgtacgtacatgccagggcatggctggactatctgccggtggcatgtacatacatgccatagtgtatgtatgaccattttttttttgttagaattacggtaaaatattattttttggccactgaaaatgtgattaagtagtttttaatactttttctcatttttcctatactatgcagtttataaaggcttctcgggcttccgagattagtgtaaaaaaaattacgtcggtaatcgactacattggccagatattatatagtattcatgaaGTGATGATGTTAAACCACATGAAAATACCAATTAgtattttggagagagagagagagagagagagagagagagagagagagagagagagagagagagagagagagaaaatcacatatttataaaaacactgaacataaaattatatatacatggaaataataatataaacctcTTGATAAACCTcggttgcgcatgctagggtgatgatATGAGCCCACGGCAGCTGGGCCCGcaccactatgaatactacccgtcgggaaagggttaatacaattatcatcatcaaatatcaaaacaaatattAACCAACTGGACCCAGGCACCTCACTGCTTGCACATGGCCCAAAATTTGGGCTTTAGGCTTACATGAGGGGTAACTCTTCTAGGCCATTTGATATGCTGTATCAAGGTGGTAATAGAGTTTTCCTTGAGCAGACTCCAAATCATCTCTCTAGGGTGTCTTTAACTCtgggcaataacaataacagtaagtaacattattattatcttttttattttttattattattttttttaacccataactgacgggtagcattcatagaagCCGgagcctcgctgccgggggcttatatcgtcgccctagcatgcacgaccactcatgccaaatatcagcatcccatgccgtttcttcataatactacgaagatatgttgtattttcagttttcattattttttacagtctctacttgccaaacttcctgataaatcgagactgaagggtatttttgttgttatatagactccatagttgataattattcggtctatagtccgaataaaataagcagtgtgcggcatcatggagttgaaatcgtcggtttgttgcattttttttctttgttgcatggcaaaaatgagaaagtgttaaaaccgacttaatcacactttcactggcaaaaaaataatcttttgccgtgattgtaacaaaaaaaaactcatggcatgtccatacatactctatggcatgtgcatacgtgcccccggcagatggtcccgcactgccatggcatgtgtgtacatgccacccatcggcaatgggttaatattcAATATCCCATGATACACCCTGAATGATTTCTTGTAATACACCTTGCACTGCCAGTCATGCCAGGCAGGGATAGGATCCTTAGCATAGAAATAGTGTCTTCCCTGGAGCCAGCAATCTTCAGGCCATAGGTCACAGATAGTACATTTCACACTCATTTACCAATGGTAATAATACAAGAACCCTTTTCCTAAATGCCCAGTGAGTCTAATAATTTCCAACTAAGCCTATTGCCCAGACTTTGGTCCTAAATCCAGTAggttaaaagtgataataagtCTAGATCAATAACCACAAGGGCACTAgagaatggtgatggtaatggtgatggtaatgataatgatcttcttcttcttttaacggtaggttcatgtctgagccgccgt contains:
- the LOC119599435 gene encoding glycogen [starch] synthase-like isoform X2, with the translated sequence MSRVAKRFYRVDSLYSLENLDRGESAQDENRWVFEVSHEAANKVGGIYQVIRSKCSASVEELGDQYVLLGPYKEASVRMEVELGEFPADSPLTAAINSVRSLGWRIHTGRWLVDGSPQIILFDIGTAADKLYSYKQEFYESTKIGIPNQDIECNDAVLFGFMVAKFIEEFRSEVVNFHDSKPRICAHFHEWLAGVGLVMLRIKNVDVATIFTTHATLLGRFLCAGAVDFYNNLDKFNIDEEAGKRGIYHRYCMERCAVHLSNTFTTVSEITGVEAEHLLKRKPDIITPNGLNVKKFAALHEFQNMHAISKEKINDFIRGHFYGHMDFDLDKTLYFFIAGRYEFGNKGADLFIEALARLNHYMKASGTDKTVIAFMIFPAKTNNFNIESLRGQAVTKSLRDAIHDIQSKIGKRMYDICLTGRLPEPDELLLKEETVRLKRCIYAAQRKNLPPITTHNVENDTVDPVLSALRRCRMFNDTHDRVKVIFHPEFLSVTNPLFGMDYEEFVRGCHLGVFPSYYEPWGYTPAECTVMGIPSVTTNLSGFGCFMSEHIADPMSYGIYIIDRRYISLEESVRQLAQNLFEFVQLNRRQRIIQRNRTERLSELLDWKILGTYYRQARQHALRTVYPELALEEEAAGAGRLNYPRPLSEPPSPTSSRATTPAPSEHGSDEDSVDSEAELEELGVTSGNGSTAGSR
- the LOC119599435 gene encoding glycogen [starch] synthase-like isoform X1, giving the protein MSRVAKRFYRVDSLYSLENLDRGESAQDENRWVFEVSHEAANKVGGIYQVIRSKCSASVEELGDQYVLLGPYKEASVRMEVELGEFPADSPLTAAINSVRSLGWRIHTGRWLVDGSPQIILFDIGTAADKLYSYKQEFYESTKIGIPNQDIECNDAVLFGFMVAKFIEEFRSEVVNFHDSKPRICAHFHEWLAGVGLVMLRIKNVDVATIFTTHATLLGRFLCAGAVDFYNNLDKLHGTSASDERFNIDEEAGKRGIYHRYCMERCAVHLSNTFTTVSEITGVEAEHLLKRKPDIITPNGLNVKKFAALHEFQNMHAISKEKINDFIRGHFYGHMDFDLDKTLYFFIAGRYEFGNKGADLFIEALARLNHYMKASGTDKTVIAFMIFPAKTNNFNIESLRGQAVTKSLRDAIHDIQSKIGKRMYDICLTGRLPEPDELLLKEETVRLKRCIYAAQRKNLPPITTHNVENDTVDPVLSALRRCRMFNDTHDRVKVIFHPEFLSVTNPLFGMDYEEFVRGCHLGVFPSYYEPWGYTPAECTVMGIPSVTTNLSGFGCFMSEHIADPMSYGIYIIDRRYISLEESVRQLAQNLFEFVQLNRRQRIIQRNRTERLSELLDWKILGTYYRQARQHALRTVYPELALEEEAAGAGRLNYPRPLSEPPSPTSSRATTPAPSEHGSDEDSVDSEAELEELGVTSGNGSTAGSR